The genomic DNA CACCCCCCAGAAGTGCCATCAGTTGAAGGACAAGCCTTTAACAGTGGCCTTTGGAGGGCATTCAGGTTCCAAGCTGTAAGGGATAGTACAGACACATAGGATGTAAGCACCACGGTTGTGTTATTACAATGACAACATCTCTCTTCCCTGGAGACTCTTTTACTGACTTTGGTGGCCATATTTTGGCACGGTTGTTGACAAGAAAGAGAAGGTGGCCTCTAGCCGTCACCCATCAAGAAACTGAGGTCTCTATCTGGCAAGGTAGCAGAAATTGAACTCTATCAACATCACAAGCTTGGAAGTAGATCCTTATCCAGTCTGGCTCTGGGATGCCATGACCGTCACTGCACATAGAATACAGCTTTCAGATGACAACTTAGCTGAATCTCAGTAAAGCTGAGCCCAGACCCCTGGCCCATGAGAAACAGTGATACAAGAGGCATGTGCTGTATTAGGCCAACAAACTAGGAATGTTGATACACAGCAATGAATAGCACATTTCTATTTGGTTTCTAGTTGTCTTGTCCACCTAGTCACAGCAGTGCTCTCAACTTCTCTGTCCTTGTTAAATCCCTAAGGCCTTCTCCAGGGCATTACACACCCTCACACTCCAGAAATTCATGCCCCACAGCCAAGACATTGGCCTCAACACCTAACTACTGTTGGCAGGAATTCTGAAAGGTGGCAGTTGAGCCATGAACCTAAGATCTTGCATCTATACTGTCCCTCCTGAGGGCAGAGTTTCTTACTGGCCAGGAACTCATTTTTTGGCGAGGCTTTGGGCAGCGCATCCCCAGGAATCTGctagtctctgcctccttctctggTGTTATGAGCATATGCCACCACAGCTACCTTTCATCCTCATTCCTTTGCTGCCATTTGATATTCCCTAGCACTGCTGGGCTTTGTATGGCATCTACTTGTTCTTATGTTTTACAATTTACCTTTTTGGTAAATGTATATGGTAAATGTAAATGGTATAAAtgctttatatttggttggggagatagaatctctgttaggaaaggcaaggcaaggcaaaaatggcaaggcaaagaaccacaaggcatggattttgtttatatttggtggGGACAACAAATATCATTAGTCTACACAGGTAAAGAATGGCAAGACAAGGCACATTTTTAGTGAGGTCACATAGGAAGAACGATTGGGCCACGAGATATGATTTAAATTTTACGACTGAGAGATTATTTCCTCAGATACCTGTATCAATCTTCAGGTTTACCAGCAGTGTCCATCGCCTAGCACGAGGTATAGGGCTCTCTAATTTTTAATTGTTAACCAATTATTCCAATTCTATTGACAAGCCCACAGTTTGGAATGCCACTTTTATCACATTAAACTCTCTCCCCTGCCCAACATGGGTTGTTTGTAAGTTCCAGACCTGTTGACTCTATAGCACCACACAGTTTTACTTTGTTATCTTTGTGGCTTCACAAGAGCTCCATTGTTGGGAGCCATGCAGCCCAGTTTTGGACCAGTGTAAGAATTTGTTCAACAATAACCCTTGGGGACAGTCTCACTCAGCAAGGACTTCTGGACAGTGCAGAATACTGCCAGGACCACACAGCCTGTGTGCTCTCTTCTGGTAATATTGATGGTTCTCTTGGTGGTTTTTAGAGTCACTTTGTTAATCACCCATGGGACAAATGTGATCATTTCCAGAAACCCcattttttcttgaatattttcccctaaaattttTTGGGAGCTGATGCTTCTCAGATTTCTTGTCTGGGGATGCCAGCTATCGCTTCAGATCCCAGGAGCTGTTCTGATTCAGTGCTGACAGATAGGAGTCAGAGATCACCCCTATATCCGTAAATATATTTGGAATGAGATTGTTGTTCTTACAAATGTATACCTATGTCAAGCACAGGATGTACCTGGCTCAGTATCTGGCCAAGCTAGCAAAATGATAAgtgttgtttttggtttaaagATGTTTTAATGTAAAAGTTGGGAGAAAACATATTTGTCACATTTGTCTTTGATGAAGGTTGATGTCAGTTTTTCTCAAGCATGAGAAAAACACGCTTGttttttatgtataaataaagacTGCTGGAGCTATTCGGGGCCAGTCACTTGTGTGAAACTCATCTGGTGGTTGGACAGTTCATTTCTTTGTACTGATGCCCCGTCCCTATCTCAGTACCTGAACCCAAGCTGCACTGAACTGCAGTACCCCATATGTCTGTTTAAAGCGGTTGTCACATGACACTGGGCAATGCCTCTACTTCCAGTGCCCACTCAGGTTTGGGGATAACTTCTGGCCCTTGAACTCAGCTGAGAAGGGAATGTCAGTGTAGTCAGGAATGGATTCTTATCTCCTTCATTTTCAACATCTCTTCACTATCCTCTTTTGGTCTTTACCCCTACAAGAAATCCATCTACACACCAGTTAATGTAACTGCTGTTTATTAGAAAACGCAGTAAAGACAATGCAGGCCCCTCGGGACAGGATGAAACAGAGCCAGTAGTATCGTGTCTGTTGCTCAGCATATGCACTTGTTGCCCCACTTGGCCATCTTGTTATTGATTGGCATCTTGAAGAATCGCTCACACTGCAGGAATGCAGCAATTTTCTCCAGAGCCTGAAGGAAAAGCAAACCAGGGCTTATGACTCTAGCCCCGCCCAGCAGACCTACAAGACAGCATCATTCACGAGCTGCTTGCTTTCACCTATTTCTTTCAGCTGTTGCTTTCAGGGTGTGCACAAGCCAGGCTCTTCCCAAGATTTAGAAGCCTGGAGCTGTCTAACCATTGATCCCTTTATGTAGAAGTTGGTGTTGGGCAAGGACAATGGGACCAGCAGGGTGTAGGGAGCCTGTGCTTGTTTCTGTGGGAAAGGGGCATGGAACATCACCTCAAAACGGCACATGAAAGCCTTCAAATTTGGGAACTCATCCAGGCACTTGGGCTCAAACATACGGTTCTGGTCTAAGACGTCATAGGTGAGAAAGTCCACAAAGGTAAGCTAGAACGAGGACAATGAGATGTCAGGCCTGAGGAGTTCACCAGCACCCGCAGAGGCAGACAGGCTCCTCTCCCTGTGCCTTCTTCCTACCTTTTCCCCTGCAAACCATGAGAATTTCCCCAGGAACAATGAGAACTGTTTCAGCTGTGAAGGTAGTTGTTCCAAGTACTGAGGCTTCAGGTTTTCCTAGGAGGGAAAAGGAGCAATAGCTGTTGGGTCGTTCAACAGGagtgaccagagtttgattccggGGTCCCTCATTAATGTTGTCTTTTGCAcacattgttctctctctccctccttctctcctcctctctttccctccctccctcactccctccctccttccttctctttctctctcctctctctctctctctctctctctctcacacacacacacacacacacaatagctgGCAGCTGTAGTCAGGGCCTGGACCAGTGATGGACACAGCAGACCCTTCTTTAGGCAGCTTCTTACTGCCTTCACTTGGAGGAGGCAGGATGGGGAGCAGGGctttggaaaggaagagaagctAACACCTGAATTacatgacaaaacaaagaaaacaataaaatctgtTTCCAATCCTTAGGGATTGAGGTAATGGGAAGATGGCGACTATAGCGGAGAGCAGAGCAGTTCTTAGCACTGTTGCTTGAAACCCCACACAGCCGATCCCAGATAAGGAAGCTCACATGGTCAGAATTGTAGCAGAGCCGGACCAGCTGCATGCGGAAGTCCATTATCTGGTTCTCCATGATGTCCACTCgtatcttttcttcttcagtgtcGCCACCTGTAGGTCAGATGGCGGGCAACAAATCATCCTTGGGGTTACCTACCTCCATGCGGGCCCACTGCCTGTCTCTGGCATTGGCTTTGGCCACTCACACATGTTATGCTTGCGGGCGATGTAACGCAAGATGGCGTTGCTCTGGGTGAGCTTGTTCTTCCCGTCCATAAGGTAGGGCAGCtagaaggaaaaagcaaaataGTGAACCTAGCTTGGTCTTGTTTCCTCCACTCTTCGGGAAAAGAGACTTTTAAAGCAGTAGACTCCAGACAACAGAGGCTAGGAGAACGAACAACATAAACAGAAATTAGCCCTCAGTCCTCACCTGATTCTAGACAAGGGTGCTTAAATTTTG from Cricetulus griseus strain 17A/GY chromosome 1 unlocalized genomic scaffold, alternate assembly CriGri-PICRH-1.0 chr1_0, whole genome shotgun sequence includes the following:
- the Gstm3 gene encoding glutathione S-transferase Mu 3, which produces MSCKSSSSMVLGYWDIRGLAHAIRMLLEYTDTSYEEKRYTCGEAPDYDRSQWLDVKFKLDLDFPNLPYLMDGKNKLTQSNAILRYIARKHNMCGDTEEEKIRVDIMENQIMDFRMQLVRLCYNSDHENLKPQYLEQLPSQLKQFSLFLGKFSWFAGEKLTFVDFLTYDVLDQNRMFEPKCLDEFPNLKAFMCRFEALEKIAAFLQCERFFKMPINNKMAKWGNKCIC